A genome region from Arachis duranensis cultivar V14167 chromosome 6, aradu.V14167.gnm2.J7QH, whole genome shotgun sequence includes the following:
- the LOC107492540 gene encoding rho GTPase-activating protein 2, producing the protein MTGAVMVSKGAGCGGGRRASEQDDDEQNQLSPVAVLLAALRKSMVACSVDSPKDVISNTVHQMEIGWPTNVKHVSHVTFDRFNGFLGLPVELEVHVPAPVPSASVSIFGVSAESMQCSYDSKGNSVPTILLLMQERLYSQGGLKAEGIFRINPENGEEGLLRDQLNRGIVPEDIDVHCLAGLIKAWFRELPSGVLDGLSPEQVLQCNTEEDAVELVKQLKPTESALLNWAIDLMADVVVEEDYNKMDARNIAMVFAPNMTQMSDPLTALMHAVQVMNLLKTLILKTLREREETATDGYSPMSFRSSDCQSEDEYDSQQLTDTSGELRGTKLDYDDHDDDANCSHSSEGEEVEVQSLSEREHCFLKCLDENTEEGCSEQEPPPEQEFCSPKSCSGYNKQSAVSLTDIKPGNSCSSPSYGDDSSSPLTAEGSNVNTSSPSTGSTDTSHVEIIDKFAISESLGPLFSSS; encoded by the exons atgacaGGGGCAGTGATGGTGAGCAAGGGCGCTGGATGCGGTGGTGGTAGGCGAGCGTCGGAGCAAGATGACGACGAACAGAACCAGCTGTCTCCGGTGGCGGTTCTTTTGGCGGCGCTTAGGAAATCAATGGTGGCTTGCAGTGTAGACAGTCCCAAAGATGTGATATCGAATACCGTTCATCAAATGGAGATTGGATGGCCCACAAACGTTAAGCACGTTAGTCATGTCACCTTCGATCGCTTCAATGGCTTCCTTGGTCTTCCCGTTGAGTTAGAGGTTCATGTTCCCGCTCCTGTTCCCAGTGCTAG TGTTAGTATTTTTGGTGTCTCAGCTGAATCAATGCAATGTTCTTATGATTCAAAAGGAAACAGTGTCCCCACTATTCTCTTGCTAATGCAGGAGCGATTATACTCACAGGGAGGCCTAAAG GCTGAAGGTATATTTAGGATAAACCCGGAAAACGGTGAAGAGGGGCTATTAAGGGACCAGCTGAACAGAGGCATTGTGCCGGAAGACATTGATGTTCATTGCTTGGCAGGGCTAATTAAAGCTTGGTTCCGAGAACTTCCTTCGGGAGTGCTCGATGGACTTTCCCCTGAACAAGTTCTTCAGTGCAATACAGAAGAAGATGCTGTTGAGCTTGTAAAGCAGCTAAAGCCAACTGAGTCAGCCTTGCTCAACTGGGCCATTGATCTCATGGCTGATGTTGTTGTAGAAGAGGATTATAACAAAATGGATGCTAGAAATATTGCTATGGTTTTTGCTCCAAACATGACTCAG ATGTCTGATCCATTAACTGCTCTGATGCATGCGGTCCAAGTGATGAATTTACTAAAGACCCTGATATTGAAGACACTTAGAGAACGCGAAGAAACAGCAACAGACGGTTATTCTCCCATGTCATTTCGCTCATCAGATTGCCAATCTGAGGATGAATATGACAGTCAGCAACTAACAGATACCAGCGGGGAATTGCGGGGAACAAAGTTAGATTATGACgatcatgatgatgatgctaaCTGCAGCCATAGCAGTGAAGGggaagaagtggaggttcagtCTCTAAGCGAGAGAGAGCATTGCTTCTTGAAATGTTTGGATGAAAACACAGAAGAAGGATGCTCAGAACAAGAACCTCCTCCTGAACAAGAATTCTGTAGCCCCAAAAGTTGCTCTGGCTATAACAAGCAATCTGCTGTATCATTAACTGATATCAAACCTGGGAATTCGTGCTCAAGTCCCTCTTATGGAGACGATTCGAGTTCACCACTGACTGCGGAGGGGTCGAATGTCAACACAAGTAGCCCATCAACAGGAAGTACAGACACCAGTCATGTGGAGATAATAGATAAATTTGCAATATCTGAATCGTTGGGGCCACTGTTTTCATCTAGTTAA